A window from Primulina huaijiensis isolate GDHJ02 unplaced genomic scaffold, ASM1229523v2 scaffold42965, whole genome shotgun sequence encodes these proteins:
- the LOC140969888 gene encoding NAC domain-containing protein 75-like — VKFDPTDQELIEHLEAKVEGKESISHPLIDEFIPTIEGEDGICYTHPEKLPGVTRDGLSRHFFHRPSKAYTTGTRKRRKIQTECDLQGGETRWHKTGKTRPVMVNGKQKGCKKILVLYTNFGKNRKPEKTNWVMHQYHLGQHEEEREGELVVSKIFYQTQPRQCNWSSEKSSVNAVLGEGLSVEPNSQKESGSGRCSNKEMIPQRDEFSAAVVNVGAPIPCYSAIDHIQQLKADHFSFLPYRKPFDDQAGNIGETSIGREAQSGTCEARDMIHMSHEHHQISTASAATAYHVSRPLDSISAIISPPPVMHHTSSIILDQDNCFHVPTIMLPNENFQQQQQQQHHKLGGRSPSGLEELIMGCTSTDIKEVSIRTLQLFDPKMHAFLNVCVCLSV, encoded by the exons GTAAAGTTTGATCCGACGGATCAAGAATTGATAGAACATCTTGAAGCAAAAGTTGAAGGAAAAGAATCAATATCCCATCCTCTAATTGATGAATTTATTCCTACTATTGAAGGTGAAGATGGGATTTGTTATACACATCCCGAAAAGCTTCCAG GAGTGACAAGAGATGGACTTAGCAGACATTTCTTCCATAGACCCTCCAAAGCTTACACAACCGGtacaagaaaaagaagaaaaattcaaaCCGAATGCGACTTACAAGGTGGCGAAACGCGGTGGCATAAGACAGGCAAAACCAGGCCAGTCATGGTGAATGGCAAGCAAAAAGGGTGCAAGAAAATCTTGGTCTTGTACACAAACTTTGGGAAAAACAGAAAGCCCGAGAAAACGAATTGGGTGATGCATCAATACCATTTAGGCCAACATGAAGAAGAAAGAGAAGGGGAACTTGTGGTTTCCAAGATTTTCTATCAGACACAACCAAGGCAATGCAACTGGTCTTCGGAGAAAAGTAGTGTTAATGCCGTTTTAGGCGAGGGGTTAAGCGTCGAGCCAAATAGCCAGAAAGAAAGTGGCAGTGGGCGTTGTTCTAATAAGGAAATGATCCCCCAAAGAGACGAATTTTCAGCTGCCGTTGTAAATGTTGGCGCACCTATTCCATGTTATAGTGCTATAGATCATATCCAGCAGTTGAAAGCTGATCATTTTAGCTTTCTTCCTTATAGAAAACCCTTTGATGATCAG GCTGGAAATATTGGAGAGACTTCAATAGGAAGGGAGGCACAAAGTGGCACATGCGAAGCGCGTGACATGATTCACATGAGCCATGAGCATCATCAAATCTCAACAGCATCAGCAGCTACAGCATATCACGTCAGCAGGCCTTTAGATTCCATTTCTGCCATTATATCACCTCCACCAGTAATGCATCACACTTCCAGCATTATTCTTGATCAAGATAACTGCTTCCATGTTCCAACGATCATGCTCCCGAATGAAAATTTCCAG cagcagcagcagcaacaacaTCATAAACTAGGAGGAAGGTCTCCATCTGGATTAGAGGAACTCATTATGGGCTGCACCTCAACTGACATCAAAGAAGTAAGTATTAGAACTCTCCAACTTTTTGACCCTAAAATGCATGCTTTcttaaatgtgtgtgtgtgtctctcTGTGTAA